Proteins from a single region of Papaver somniferum cultivar HN1 unplaced genomic scaffold, ASM357369v1 unplaced-scaffold_79, whole genome shotgun sequence:
- the LOC113344544 gene encoding uncharacterized protein LOC113344544 — protein sequence MASARRSFPAKEKQQKRTLEHFTHPHILTREAFDQNNEFVCNACNTLGSGVRYHCKLCGFDIHEDCADCPEYLNTYLHRNHQLELMWDGSESIKKNYGNLRPCGVCGDQVKGLFYICSSGVEKRTNDGEHFFFLHPLCSKFPSEVRHLVHENHPLKFKSISVSQNSVCAICRCVVSDSSWSYRCDPCRVNIHIECITLPFPFDDHPRSPKTLQQKESPKMFQQQGSQKIYQLKRPVDPLPASPTYGSYAGTTPFKPQPHNNNPPNLPHSYNVPSPTYNNYQCHPPPPPPNSGASSAPGGKKNGVVRGVAGFFGKVAVSLLVSAVVGEITQS from the coding sequence ATGGCTTCTGCGCGCAGGAGTTTTCCGGCGAAAGAAAAACAACAGAAACGTACACTTGAGCATTTTACCCATCCTCATATCTTAACTAGGGAGGCTTTCGATCAAAATAACGAATTTGTATGTAATGCCTGCAACACTCTAGGTTCTGGTGTTAGATACCATTGCAAGCTATGCGGTTTCGATATCCATGAGGATTGTGCCGACTGTCCGGAGTATCTCAACACTTACCTTCACCGTAACCACCAACTGGAACTAATGTGGGACGGATCGGAGTCAATCAAGAAAAACTATGGTAATTTACGTCCATGTGGTGTCTGCGGCGATCAAGTCAAAGGTCTCTTCTACATTTGTTCGTCCGGTGTTGAGAAACGCACTAATGATGGTGAACATTTCTTCTTCCTCCATCCTTTATGCTCGAAATTTCCATCCGAAGTGCGTCATCTGGTTCACGAAAACCACCCTCTCAAGTTCAAATCAATCTCGGTTAGTCAAAACTCCGTGTGTGCTATATGTAGATGCGTTGTTTCTGATTCTTCGTGGAGTTACAGATGTGATCCATGTCGTGTCAATATCCATATTGAGTGTATTACTCTTCCATTTCCATTTGATGATCATCCACGATCACCAAAGACGCTCCAGCAAAAGGAATCACCAAAGATGTTCCAGCAACAGGGATCACAAAAGATATACCAACTGAAGAGACCTGTTGACCCTCTTCCTGCATCTCCTACATATGGGAGTTATGCTGGGACGACACCGTTCAAACCACAACCGCACAATAACAACCCTCCGAATCTACCACATAGTTACAACGTTCCATCACCAACTTATAACAACTACCAATGTCATCCACCGCCTCCTCCTCCTAATAGCGGAGCTAGTTCAGCTCCTGGCGGAAAAAAGAACGGTGTGGTTAGAGGTGTAGCTGGATTTTTCGGGAAAGTTGCAGTTAGCTTGTTGGTCAGCGCAGTTGTTGGTGAAATTACGCAgtcgtga
- the LOC113344699 gene encoding delta-1-pyrroline-5-carboxylate synthase-like has product MDPTRAFVKDVKRVVVKVGTAVVTRADGRLALGRLGALCEQLKDLNTRGFEVILVTSGAVGVGRQRLRYRKLLNSSFADLQKPQAELDGKECAAVGQSGLMSLYDALFTQLDVTSSQLLVTDRDFGDINFRMQLCETVKSLLKFHVIPIFNENDAISTRKAPYEDSSGIFWDNDSLAALLALELKADLLILLSDVDGLYDGPPSEPQSKLIRTYIKEKHQGEVTFGDKSRVGRGGMTAKVKAAVYAASAGVPVIITSGYATDNIIKVVQGEHIGTLFHKDAHLWAPVKEVDSRDMAVAARECSRRLQALPSEDRKKILLQVADALEANESLIQEENDADVAAAKKAGYDKALISRLALKPGKISSLAKSVRVLADMEEPIGRVLARTEVADGLILEKTSSPLGVLLIVFESRPDALVQIASLAIRSGNGLLLKGGKEAKRSNAVLHKVITEAIPESVGSRLIGLVTSREEIPDLLKLDDVIDLVIPRGSNKLVSQIKESTKIPVLGHADGICHVYVDKSANLDMAKRVVLDAKIDYPAACNAMETLLVHKDLLTSGSLNELVGELRTAGITLYGGPKVSTSLKLMETRTFHHEYNSMACTIEIVDDIYAAIDHIHCHGSAHTDCIVTEDREVAEIFLHQVDSAAVFHNVSTRFCDGARFGLGAEVGISTSRIHARGPVGVEGLLTTRWIMRGNGQVVDGDKGVVYTHKTLPLQA; this is encoded by the exons ATGGATCCAACTCGAGCTTTTGTCAAAGACGTTAAGCGCGTTGTTGTCAAG GTTGGAACGGCTGTTGTTACACGAGCTGATGGAAGATTAGCATTAGGTAGACTTGGAGCACTTTGCGAACAG CTTAAAGACTTGAATACTCGAGGATTCGAGGTAATATTAGTAACTTCAGGTGCTGTTGGTGTTGGCCGCCAAAGGCTAAGATACAGGAAACTTCTAAACAGCAG CTTTGCTGATCTCCAAAAACCACAAGCAGAACTTGATGGAAAGGAGTGTGCAGCTGTTGGACAAAGTGGACTGATGTCTCTCTATGATGCGCTCTTTACTCAG CTAGATGTGACTTCATCTCAGCTCCTTGTGACTGATCGAGATTTTGGCGATATCAACTTCAGAATGCAACTTTGTGAGACTGTCAagtcattgttaaaatttcacgTGATTCCTATTTTTAATGAGAATGATGCTATCAGTACCAGGAAGGCTCCTTACGAG GACTCTTCTGGTATATTTTGGGATAATGACAGCTTGGCAGCTCTATTAGCTTTAGAACTAAAAGCCGACCTTCTTATTCTGTTGAGTGATGTAGACGGATTATACGATGGCCCTCCTAGTGAGCCACAATCAAAGTTAATCCGTACTTACATAAAAGAAAAGCATCAAGGAGAAGTTACATTTGGTGACAAATCCAGGGTAGGTAGAGGAGGTATGACAGCTAAAGTAAAAGCGGCTGTATATGCAGCTTCTGCGGGCGTACCTGTCATTATTACCAG TGGTTATGCTACTGACAACATCATAAAAGTTGTCCAAGGAGAGCACATAGGCACCCTTTTTCACAAGGATGCACATTTATGGGCCCCCGTTAAAGAAGTTGATTCACGAGATATGGCAGTTGCAGCAAGGGAGTGTTCTAGACGACTTCAG GCCCTTCCTTCAGaagatcgaaagaaaattctgtTGCAAGTAGCTGATGCCTTGGAAGCAAATGAAAGCTTGATCCAAGAAGAAAAtgatgctgatgttgctgcagCAAAGAAGGCTGGATATGACAAGGCACTCATATCTCGCTTGGCTCTAAAGCCTGGGAAG ATTTCAAGTCTGGCTAAATCTGTTCGCGTACTAGCAGACATGGAAGAACCAATTGGTCGGGTTTTGGCAAGAACTGAG GTTGCAGACGGTCTTATCTTGGAGAAGACATCTTCCCCATTGGGTGTTCTTCTGATTGTGTTCGAGTCTCGACCTGATGCACTAGTTCAG ATAGCTTCATTAGCAATTCGAAGTGGTAATGGTCTTTTGCTGAAAGGAGGGAAAGAAGCTAAGCGGTCGAATGCAGTTCTGCACAAG GTTATCACTGAGGCTATCCCAGAATCTGTTGGATCAAGGCTTATCGGACTTGTGACTTCAAGAGAGGAAATTCCCGATCTCCTTAAG CTTGATGATGTAATTGATCTTGTGATCCCAAGAGGCAGCAATAAACTTGTTTCCCAAATTAAAGAATCAACGAAGATTCCTGTTCTTGGCCATGCTG ATGGAATTTGTCATGTTTATGTTGACAAGTCGGCAAATCTTGATATGGCAAAGCGTGTTGTCCTAGATGCAAAGATAGACTATCCTGCAGCTTGCAATGCTATG GAAACACTTCTTGTGCATAAAGATTTGTTAACATCTGGTAGTCTTAATGAGCTTGTTGGAGAGCTACGTACAGCTG GTATTACCTTATATGGTGGACCAAAAGTGAGTACTTCAttgaaacttatggagacacgcaCATTTCATCATGAATACAACTCCATGGCTTGCACGATTGAAATTGTGGATGACATATATGCAGCCATTGACCATATACATTGTCATGGAAG TGCACATACCGACTGTATTGTTACAGAAGACCGTGAAGTTGCAGAAATATTCCTACATCAAGTTGACAG TGCTGCGGTCTTTCACAATGTGAGTACAAGGTTTTGTGATGGAGCTCGTTTTGGACTTGGTGCAGAG GTCGGAATAAGTACAAGTCGGATTCATGCTCGGGGTCCTGTTGGAGTCGAGGGACTGCTAACCACACGATG GATTATGAGAGGGAATGGACAAGTGGTTGATGGTGATAAAGGGGTTGTGTATACCCACAAGACTCTTCCTCTGCAAGCGTAA
- the LOC113344651 gene encoding uncharacterized protein LOC113344651: MATLSRIIIKKAAAAQPSITPLTRNYSSAVFTTTPLKNISSSNSGDVLFPRVSIPNLYFFSSVSSNEGGGQGGDDGDLNMVGCLKAEGLNASLEQSASERPDIEDLDEISVQQAFNEKNRGSMVRSRSPTLNRTRSPNLNKAIGRVAELYRNSTQFSGSPYKYSRKRSIKKINLPTHYCEVNYRTLKAVVFYGPNIDHIPHGISKKDLNLLGVHQAKP, from the exons ATGGCGACTTTGAGTAGAATCATCATCAAGAAGGCTGCTGCTGCTCAACCTTCAATAACCCCATTAACAAGAAATTACAGCTCTGCAGTCTTCACAACTACCCCTTTGAAGAACATCAGCAGCAGTAATAGTGGTGATGTATTGTTTCCAAGGGTTTCAATTCCAAATCtttatttcttctcttctgtGTCTTCTAATGAAGGAGGAGGacaaggtggtgatgatggtgatcTCAATATGGTTGGTTGTCTTAAG GCCGAGGGGCTAAATGCTTCTCTGGAGCAGAGTGCTTCTGAAAGACCTGACATTGA GGATTTGGATGAGATAAGTGTGCAACAAGCATTTAACGAGAAAAACCGAGGTAGCATGGTCCGATCAAGAAGTCCTACATTGAATCGAACAAGGAGTCCTAATTTGAATAAAGCAATCGGCAGGGTTGCGGAACTGTACAGAAATTCGACTCAATTCTCTGGATCCCCTTATAAGTATAGTAGGAAGAGAAGTATCAAAAAGATCAACCTACCGACTCATTACTGCGAGGTGAATTACAGAACACTAAAAGCTGTCGTATTTTATGGACCTAACATAGATCACATCCCTCACGGCATAAGCAAGAAAGATCTTAATCTTCTAGGGGTTCATCAAGCTAAACCATGA